A window of Bacteroidota bacterium genomic DNA:
CAAGCAGCAACACCGGGACTCCCGCTGGAAGAAGCAAAAAAATTGGGTGCTGTCATTGCTTACGGCAGCTTCATCACCGTGGTCATTGACTTTTTGGTCGTCGCTTTGGTGATTTTCATGGTGATCAAAGCCATGAACCGCATGAAGAAAAAGCAAGCCGAAGCGCCTGCCGCACCGGTTGCACCACCTGCACCCACCAAGGAAGAGCTTTTGCTCACCGAGATTCGCGACGCGTTGGTCAAGCGCAACTAATCACTCATGTCAAAAAGGGCAATCTGCGAGGGGAAAAAGCTTCCCTTGGCGGGTTGCCCTTTTTTCAATTAAGCGCCAAACGATGCGGACTTTGAAAGGCTCCGCATTTAGCTTCGCTGAACTTCGTTTCTCATTTGCTGACGCGATTGCTCACAGATGACTATTTCAAAGGTCTTCGCGATGTACGCAATGTTGCCTCTCCATCTTCGGCTCGGAGCTGCGTTAGCTTCGCAATTGGCTGCGCCGATCTTCGATGAGCTTCGCTGATTTGCTTCGCAGTTCTCCATTATCCATTATCCATTTTCCATTCTCCATTTTCCATTCATCATTTTCCATTCTCCATTCACCTCATGAAACATTTCATTTTCTTGTTGCTGCTGCTTTGCGGCGCTCAGGCCTTCGCTCAAACAACCGATACCATCCCAAAACCATGGACCAAGGGCGGTCAGGGTGGCATTACCTACAATCAGGTTGCCCTCTCCAACTGGGCTTCCGGTGGTCAGAGCAACATGACCTTGATCGGCAACCTCAATGTATTTGCCAACCGCAAGGCGGCTACGAGTTCTTGGGACAATTCGCTGGATTTGGCCTACGGATTCTTGAAAAACAACTTCATCTACGATCCAAAAGGACCGGTGACCAAGGCCGAGGACAAAATCGAATTGAACTCCAAATACGGCAAAAAAGCCTGGAGCGAAAAGGTGTTTTATTCGGGTTTGGCCACGTTCCGCACGCAGTTTGCCAAAGGTTTTGCGAAGCCATTGGACAGCGTGTACATTTCACGTGCCCTATCGCCTGCCTACTTGATCCTTGCCGCCGGACT
This region includes:
- the mscL gene encoding large conductance mechanosensitive channel protein MscL — its product is MGFVQEFKDFAMRGNLVDLAVGVVIGAAFGKVVTAFIDGMVMPLIGMLTGGVDFNNLYFSLSEKVTAAQAATPGLPLEEAKKLGAVIAYGSFITVVIDFLVVALVIFMVIKAMNRMKKKQAEAPAAPVAPPAPTKEELLLTEIRDALVKRN